The Nomia melanderi isolate GNS246 chromosome 7, iyNomMela1, whole genome shotgun sequence genome includes a window with the following:
- the LOC116425182 gene encoding uncharacterized protein LOC116425182 isoform X2, whose protein sequence is MTPSLCTCTWLLLPCCVLVTLSIGELKFYRDEVPEASKNAVLRQLIKDAEFRLSVFLANQAHWKQMVLDRQKTRELLEALMSNEPINEMPRERQRYLPLHLTKYYPPPERNNPYDSSAEYPSFELPYLPLKDNIEEPGLPENDYEYDQDELLKRRAYIDRVNLAKGMKKLLPVYQERYGEPPSSENDDDKMQESLEPEPDFTFKMDDSNLAERHPFAVKPNDPRYYQDGPFSTGDADRPNIEVPMRNETKPELGNEKIGEQHRMHEESARNADLQFKDTSMIVLPELERRTGYNPLVVPVNTNLNNDIYFIAIVAGCSAAAMFVLVLVTLTWCRLKRGAKAAADIEYPAYGVTGPNKEVSPSGDQRLAQSAQMYHFQHQKQQIIALEKDPGSVSEAESEEENEEGDYTVYECPGLASTGEMEVKNPLFHDDPTPATPAQMNKEEDHI, encoded by the exons ATGACACCGTCCCTCTGCACCTGCACATGGCTGCTGTTACCCTGTTGCGTCCTCGTCACCCTCTCCATCGGCGAACTAAAGTTTTATCGAG ATGAGGTGCCGGAAGCATCGAAGAACGCGGTGCTGAGGCAGCTGATCAAGGACGCGGAGTTCCGGCTGTCCGTGTTCCTGGCGAACCAGGCGCACTGGAAGCAGATGGTGCTGGACCGGCAGAAGACGAGGGAGCTGTTGGAGGCGTTAATGAGCAACGAGCCGATCAACGAGATGCCGCGGGAAAGGCAGCGCTACCTTCCCCTGCACCTCACCAAGTACTACCCGCCGCCCGAGAGGAACAACCCCTACGACAGTTCCGCGGAGTATCCCAGCTTCGAGTTGCCTTACCTGCCGCTCAAGGACAACATCGAGGAACCCGGTCTCCCGGAGAACGACTACGAGTACGATCAGGACGAGCTGCTCAAGCGTCGAGCTTACATCGACCGGGTGAACCTCGCGAAAGGGATGAAGAAGCTGTTGCCCGTTTACCAAGAGAGGTACGGGGAGCCGCCGAGCAGCGAGAACGACGACGACAAGATGCAGGAGTCCCTCGAACCCGAACCGGACTTCACTTTCAAGATGGACGACTCGAACCTGGCGGAGAGACACCCGTTCGCCGTGAAGCCCAACGATCCTAGGTACTACCAGGACGGTCCCTTCTCAACGG GAGACGCCGATCGGCCGAATATAGAGGTTCCAATGAGAAACGAGACGAAGCCGGAACTGGGGAACGAGAAGATCGGGGAGCAGCACAGGATGCACGAGGAGTCCGCGAGGAACGCTGACCTGCAATTCAAGGACACTTCGATGATCGTCTTGCCGGAGCTGGAGCGACGCACGGGCTACAATCCTTTGGTTGTGCCAGTGAATACTAACTTGAACAATGATATATACTTCATCG CTATCGTTGCCGGCTGCAGTGCGGCCGCGATGTTCGTTCTTGTCTTGGTAACATTGACCTGGTGCAG ATTGAAACGGGGAGCTAAAGCTGCAGCGGACATAGAGTACCCTGCGTACGGTGTGACAGGGCCGAACAAAGAGGTGTCGCCTTCCGGAGACCAAAGGCTCGCGCAGTCCGCCCAAATGTATCACTTCCAACACCAGAAGCAGCAAATAATCGCATTAGAGAA AGATCCAGGCTCTGTTTCTGAAGCAGAGAGCGAGGAGGAGAACGAAGAAGGGGACTACACCGTCTACGAGTGCCCGGGATTGGCTTCT accGGTGAAATGGAAGTGAAGAACCCACTGTTCCACGATGACCCGACACCAGCAACACCAGCACAAATGAATAAAGAAGAGGACCACATATAG
- the LOC116425182 gene encoding uncharacterized protein LOC116425182 isoform X1: MTPSLCTCTWLLLPCCVLVTLSIGELKFYRDEVPEASKNAVLRQLIKDAEFRLSVFLANQAHWKQMVLDRQKTRELLEALMSNEPINEMPRERQRYLPLHLTKYYPPPERNNPYDSSAEYPSFELPYLPLKDNIEEPGLPENDYEYDQDELLKRRAYIDRVNLAKGMKKLLPVYQERYGEPPSSENDDDKMQESLEPEPDFTFKMDDSNLAERHPFAVKPNDPRYYQDGPFSTGDADRPNIEVPMRNETKPELGNEKIGEQHRMHEESARNADLQFKDTSMIVLPELERRTGYNPLVVPVNTNLNNDIYFIAIVAGCSAAAMFVLVLVTLTWCRLKRGAKAAADIEYPAYGVTGPNKEVSPSGDQRLAQSAQMYHFQHQKQQIIALENRVSASRDPGSVSEAESEEENEEGDYTVYECPGLASTGEMEVKNPLFHDDPTPATPAQMNKEEDHI, from the exons ATGACACCGTCCCTCTGCACCTGCACATGGCTGCTGTTACCCTGTTGCGTCCTCGTCACCCTCTCCATCGGCGAACTAAAGTTTTATCGAG ATGAGGTGCCGGAAGCATCGAAGAACGCGGTGCTGAGGCAGCTGATCAAGGACGCGGAGTTCCGGCTGTCCGTGTTCCTGGCGAACCAGGCGCACTGGAAGCAGATGGTGCTGGACCGGCAGAAGACGAGGGAGCTGTTGGAGGCGTTAATGAGCAACGAGCCGATCAACGAGATGCCGCGGGAAAGGCAGCGCTACCTTCCCCTGCACCTCACCAAGTACTACCCGCCGCCCGAGAGGAACAACCCCTACGACAGTTCCGCGGAGTATCCCAGCTTCGAGTTGCCTTACCTGCCGCTCAAGGACAACATCGAGGAACCCGGTCTCCCGGAGAACGACTACGAGTACGATCAGGACGAGCTGCTCAAGCGTCGAGCTTACATCGACCGGGTGAACCTCGCGAAAGGGATGAAGAAGCTGTTGCCCGTTTACCAAGAGAGGTACGGGGAGCCGCCGAGCAGCGAGAACGACGACGACAAGATGCAGGAGTCCCTCGAACCCGAACCGGACTTCACTTTCAAGATGGACGACTCGAACCTGGCGGAGAGACACCCGTTCGCCGTGAAGCCCAACGATCCTAGGTACTACCAGGACGGTCCCTTCTCAACGG GAGACGCCGATCGGCCGAATATAGAGGTTCCAATGAGAAACGAGACGAAGCCGGAACTGGGGAACGAGAAGATCGGGGAGCAGCACAGGATGCACGAGGAGTCCGCGAGGAACGCTGACCTGCAATTCAAGGACACTTCGATGATCGTCTTGCCGGAGCTGGAGCGACGCACGGGCTACAATCCTTTGGTTGTGCCAGTGAATACTAACTTGAACAATGATATATACTTCATCG CTATCGTTGCCGGCTGCAGTGCGGCCGCGATGTTCGTTCTTGTCTTGGTAACATTGACCTGGTGCAG ATTGAAACGGGGAGCTAAAGCTGCAGCGGACATAGAGTACCCTGCGTACGGTGTGACAGGGCCGAACAAAGAGGTGTCGCCTTCCGGAGACCAAAGGCTCGCGCAGTCCGCCCAAATGTATCACTTCCAACACCAGAAGCAGCAAATAATCGCATTAGAGAA TCGTGTTTCTGCGTCCAGAGATCCAGGCTCTGTTTCTGAAGCAGAGAGCGAGGAGGAGAACGAAGAAGGGGACTACACCGTCTACGAGTGCCCGGGATTGGCTTCT accGGTGAAATGGAAGTGAAGAACCCACTGTTCCACGATGACCCGACACCAGCAACACCAGCACAAATGAATAAAGAAGAGGACCACATATAG